One Pseudomonas syringae CC1557 genomic window, CATCGGGTGCGGCGTCCAGCCGAGGAAAACCACAAACGCTTTCTTCTTCACGTTGCGATTGACCTCGGCGAGCATCGCCTGCTCGCTGGACTCAACCAGCTTCCACTTGCCCAGATCGAACTCGTTCTTCTTGATGATCTCCTGCAGCGACAGGTTGGCGGGTGCGCCCGAGCCGATGCCATAGATCTTCTTGTCGAACTTGTCGGCAAATTTGCTCAGGTCGGCAAAATCGTGCACCCCTGCGTCCCAGACGTAATCCGGCACAGCCAGCGTGAACTCGGTGCCCTCAAGGTTTTTCGCCAGTTGCGTCACATCGCCAGTGGCCACGAACTTGTCGTAGAAGCCCTGCTGCGCCGGCATCCAGTTACCCAGAAACACGTCCAGCTTGCCGTCTTTCAAACCGCCGTAGGCAATCGGCACCGCCAGCGTGTCGACCTTGGCCTTGTAGCCCAGGCCTTCAAGCACCAAGCTGGTGATGGCGTTGGTGGCAGCGATGTCGCTCCAGCCAGGATCGGCCATCTTTACGGTGCTGCAACTGGCGTCCTCTGCTTGTGCCGCAAGGCTGCCGAGCGTCATGACTGCGGCTGCAACGGCTGTGGATAACTTCTTCATTGATGTACCCCTTTTTTGATTTTTTTGGTGTGGGCAGGGTCAAGGTTGCGGAAAACGTGCCTTGCGCTCCAGATCGTCGAGATCAATGTGGTTGCGCATGTACTGCTGACTGGCGTCGACCAGTGGCTGGTGATCCCAACTCTTCAGCTTGCCGGTTGCCAGCGATTTGGCGACAAAGCGCCTTCTGCGCTGGCTGGCGAGCACCTGTTGGTGTATCGCCGGGATGTCCCATTTGGCCCGAGCTTCGACCAGGAAGTCATTGAAGATCTTTTCATGAGCTGCCGATTGGCTCAGATCCTTTTGCTCTTTCGGGTCCTTCTTCACATCGAACAGCAGGCACGGGTCCTGTTCCGAGTAAATGAATTTGTAGGCGCCACGACGGATCATCATCAGCGGGCTGTTCGTGCCTTCGGCCATGTATTCACCAAAGACCTCATCGTGCCCGCCTTTGCGTTTCAGGTGCGGCATCAGCGAGCGTCCGTCCAGCGGCAAGCCGGCGTCCAGCTTGCCGTTGGCCATTTCGACAAAGGTCGGCAACAGGTCGGCCGTCGACACTGAAGCACTGACCCGGCCCGGTTTGAACTGCCCCGGTGCATACACCACCAGCGGCACGCGAGCGGCCATTTCAAACCAGTGCATTTTGTACCAGAGGCCCTTCTCGCCGAGCATGTCGCCATGATCGCCGGAGAACACCACGATGGTGTCTTCCCCCAGCCCGACTTCATCCAGCGTCTGCATCAGTTTGCCGACGTTAAGGTCAATGTAGCTGCAGGCGCCAAAGTAGGCGCGGCGCGCATCACGAATCTTGTGGGTCGGCAGTGGTTTGTCCCACAGGTCGTAGACCTTGAGCAGCCGTTGCGAATGCGGGTCCAGCGCGGCCTGATTGGCGTGCGGCGTAGGCATCGGGATTTCGTCGTTGCTGTACAGGTCCCAGAACGGCAGCGGAATGGTGTACGGGTCGTGCGGGTGAGTCATGGAAACAGTCAGGCAGAACGGCGCGTCACCGTCCTGCCGCACATGGTCGTAGAGGTACTGCTGAGCCTTGAACAGCACCTCTTCATCGAAATCCAGCTGGTTGGTGCGAATGCACGGGCCCGCCTGCAAAACCGATGACATGTTGTGGTACCAGCTCGGCCGCACATCCGGTTCGTCCCAGTTCACCGACCAGCCGTAGTCGGCGGGGTAAATATCACTGGTCAGGCGTTCTTCGTAACCGTGCAACTGATCCGGTCCGCAAAAATGCATCTTGCCCGCGAGCGCGGTCTTGTAGCCCAGTGCGCGCAGGTAATGCGCATAAGTCGGGATATCCGCCGGAAAGTCGGCCGCGTTGTCATACGCGCCGATCTTGGTGGGCAGCTGACCGCTGACCAGAGTGAAGCGCGATGGCGCACACAGCGGGCTGTTGCAATATGCCGAGTCGAACACCACGCCCCCAGCGGCGAGGCGGCTCAGATTTGGCATCAGAATTGGTGAGCGGGCGTATAACGGCAACATCGGCGCGGCCATTTGATCGGCCATGATGAACAGAATATTTTTGCGCTTCATGTAATCGCTGCATCCCATTGTGAAAAGTTATGCGAAAGTGCCGGGTACGAGGATGAAGCCCTCGTGTTTGATGGTAAAGCCCATGTGCAGCAATGCCTAGGATAAGCACCGCTTATGTTTAAAGCTTTTGGCGATATGTCCCTCGATCTGCTGCGTGCCTTTGAAGTTGCAGCCCGCCTGCGCAGCTTTACCGCTGCGGCAATCGAGCTAGGCACTACCCAGCCTGCCGTCAGCCAACAGATCAAGCGCCTCGAAGAACAGCTAAACACCCGGCTGTTTGACCGGATTTATCGTGGCATCGAGCTTACCGAAGCCGGTGAAATATTGTTCAGCCATGTGCAAGCTGGCTTGCAGTCCATCGACAGCGGGCTGATAGCTATCACCGAGCAGCACCAGCACGAGGTGCTCCAGGTCGCCACTGACTTTGCCTTCGCCGCCTACTGGCTGATGCCGCGCCTGCACCGCTTCCACAAGGTCAACCCGGACGTGGACGTCAGTCTGGTGACCAGCGAGCGTACCCACAGCATGTTACGCGCTGATATCGATGTCGCCGTACTGTTCGGCGACGGGCGTTTCAAACAAGGCGAAAGCCACTGGCTGTTCAGCGAAGAAGTCTTCCCGGTGTGCAGTCCGTTGCTGATTGCCGGCCGCCAGACGCCTTTGTCCAATGACGCCTTGCGCGACTTTCCGTTGCTGCACCTGCGCGGCGAGAGCATCAACAACTGGTTCGACTGGGCGGGTGTGTTCCGCGCACTCGATATTCCCCAGGCCCCCGCGCCCGGTCAGCTGCGCTTCGACAATTACACCTTGCTGATCCAGGCTGCGATAGGTGGACAAGGCATCGCTATCGGCTGGAAGCATCTGGTCGATGGTCTGCTCGATCAGGGCCTGCTCTGCCGCCCCATCGCCGGCGCTGCGATTTCCGGCCACGGTTACTACGTGGTTTTGCCTCAACGTAAACGACGGGTGCAGATCGTTCAGCAATTCATGGACTGGCTGGCGAGTGAACAGGCGTTGAGCGGGGTTTCATTGGCGGGTAGGCCGTTGCCGTCGATTGCGGTGTAATATTGCCCTGCTGAAAAGTGACCGTTCGGTCTGTTACAGCGCAAACTTCAAAAAAAAATGGTCATGC contains:
- the betC gene encoding choline-sulfatase; the protein is MKRKNILFIMADQMAAPMLPLYARSPILMPNLSRLAAGGVVFDSAYCNSPLCAPSRFTLVSGQLPTKIGAYDNAADFPADIPTYAHYLRALGYKTALAGKMHFCGPDQLHGYEERLTSDIYPADYGWSVNWDEPDVRPSWYHNMSSVLQAGPCIRTNQLDFDEEVLFKAQQYLYDHVRQDGDAPFCLTVSMTHPHDPYTIPLPFWDLYSNDEIPMPTPHANQAALDPHSQRLLKVYDLWDKPLPTHKIRDARRAYFGACSYIDLNVGKLMQTLDEVGLGEDTIVVFSGDHGDMLGEKGLWYKMHWFEMAARVPLVVYAPGQFKPGRVSASVSTADLLPTFVEMANGKLDAGLPLDGRSLMPHLKRKGGHDEVFGEYMAEGTNSPLMMIRRGAYKFIYSEQDPCLLFDVKKDPKEQKDLSQSAAHEKIFNDFLVEARAKWDIPAIHQQVLASQRRRRFVAKSLATGKLKSWDHQPLVDASQQYMRNHIDLDDLERKARFPQP
- a CDS encoding choline ABC transporter substrate-binding protein, with amino-acid sequence MKKLSTAVAAAVMTLGSLAAQAEDASCSTVKMADPGWSDIAATNAITSLVLEGLGYKAKVDTLAVPIAYGGLKDGKLDVFLGNWMPAQQGFYDKFVATGDVTQLAKNLEGTEFTLAVPDYVWDAGVHDFADLSKFADKFDKKIYGIGSGAPANLSLQEIIKKNEFDLGKWKLVESSEQAMLAEVNRNVKKKAFVVFLGWTPHPMNVQIKGMHYLKGGEKYFGDTGSVFTLTRKGYAQACPNVGKLLTNLSFTLDMENSIMADVTNKKVSNSDAAKAWIKANPTVLDKWLDGVQTVDGKDGLAAVKAKL
- a CDS encoding choline sulfate utilization transcriptional regulator is translated as MFKAFGDMSLDLLRAFEVAARLRSFTAAAIELGTTQPAVSQQIKRLEEQLNTRLFDRIYRGIELTEAGEILFSHVQAGLQSIDSGLIAITEQHQHEVLQVATDFAFAAYWLMPRLHRFHKVNPDVDVSLVTSERTHSMLRADIDVAVLFGDGRFKQGESHWLFSEEVFPVCSPLLIAGRQTPLSNDALRDFPLLHLRGESINNWFDWAGVFRALDIPQAPAPGQLRFDNYTLLIQAAIGGQGIAIGWKHLVDGLLDQGLLCRPIAGAAISGHGYYVVLPQRKRRVQIVQQFMDWLASEQALSGVSLAGRPLPSIAV